The Aedes aegypti strain LVP_AGWG chromosome 3, AaegL5.0 Primary Assembly, whole genome shotgun sequence genome contains a region encoding:
- the LOC110679636 gene encoding uncharacterized protein LOC110679636 isoform X2: MEPQLVRNRNTERFNRVKLSKLDATFITIREVDFKTNDDYAKIFITLRNGTGHLRGNTMVDIDAIIYQNVSDGLLVRLHLKTKMRTKYVVMFESSVDVCSLDNAETDDLLINMMVSEMEKHGNMSISCPFNSGNYMVRNFHIDTKNKLIKFAPPGEHSVAIDLRHKAKEGAIAIPVFDMEFFASIVQ; the protein is encoded by the exons atggaaCCTCAGTTAGTTAGAAATCGGAACACTGAAAGGTTCAACAGAGTAAAGTTATCAAAG CTAGACGCAACGTTTATTACTATCCGAGAGGTAGATTTCAAGACCAATGATGACTACGCCAAGATTTTCATTACTTTGCGCAACGGAACAGGACATCTGCGCGGCAACACGATGGTGGACATAGATGCAATCATTTACCAAAATGTCTCTGATGGTTTGCTGGTTCGCTTACATCTCAAAACAAAGATGAGAACGAAATATGTAGTAATGTTTGAATCCAGCGTTGATGTCTGCAGTTTGGATAATGCCGAAACCGATGACCTACTGATAAACATGATGGTTAGCGAAATGGAAAAGCATGGTAACATGAGCATAAGTTGTCCCTTCAATTCG GGCAATTACATGGTTCGTAACTTCCATATCGACACGAAAAATAAACTGATAAAGTTTGCACCACCCGGTGAACATAGCGTAGCCATCGATCTCCGACACAAAGCGAAAGAAGGTGCGATTGCGATCCCAGTTTTTGATATGGAATTTTTTGCATCCATAGTGCAATAA
- the LOC5567879 gene encoding uncharacterized protein LOC5567879, producing the protein MWNKFVGLLLLISQIKTNFSRTAVESQVDDKWENIYGEQFMKDDGCKISLGKELNIKQPLFLVPGTETFYTPLPNTTDLMFHSGEQLELFCTRGFANSDAVPSKTTSIVTSCDGDDGFIHNGETYNISQLTCRAPVFHVAVRTGGRCFNEASLVKIGFDMGSRFAKIYEACFDENSMQTYYVKHSLSPANAKHQSTKRPPSFIQGDFYPSLRMTKLYNIESQRKTFEKILGSSARADALLNSKQDMFLARGHLAAKADFVFGAHQRATFWFINVAPQWQKFNAFNWQRIETGVKDFVARNDLNVTVYTGTYGILELADANGDMQPIYLDIDPDNGGRIPVPKVYYKVLHDEQNDAGIVLIGVNNPHATMDEIKDNYMFCEDVADKISWLKWKRDFIPGGYSYACDVNEFNAVTNHLPLNNISNLLT; encoded by the exons ATGTGGAACAAGTTCGTTGGCTTATTGCTGCTGATTTCTCAGATAAAgacaaatttctccagaaccGCTGTAGAATCGCAAGTGGATGATAAATGGGAGAACATCTATGGAGAGCAATTTATGAAAGATGACG GCTGTAAAATTTCTTTGGGCAAAGAACTCAACATTAAGCAACCGCTTTTTCTTGTGCCGGGAACGGAAACATTCTACACCCCATTGCCCAACACTACAGACCTAATGTTCCACTCGGGAGAACAACTAGAACTATTCTGTACGCGTGGATTTGCCAATTCGGATGCGGTTCCAAGCAAAACGACCTCCATCGTAACATCATGTGACGGAGACGACGGGTTCATCCACAATGGAGAAACCTACAACATATCACAACTTACTTGTAGAGCACCGGTATTTCATGTTGCGGTTCGGACGGGTGGCCGTTGCTTCAACGAAGCAAGTTTAGTGAAAATCGGGTTTGACATGGGTTCTCGTTTCGCCAAAATTTACGAAGCTTGTTTTGACGAAAACTCTATGCAAACGTACTATGTCAAACACAGTTTGTCACCAGCTAATGCGAAACACCAATCCACGAAGCGACCACCATCGTTCATCCAGGGAGATTTTTATCCTTCCTTGAGGATGACTAAGCTCTACAATATAGAATCGCAGCGGAAGACGTTTGAGAAGATTCTTGGCTCTTCAGCACGCGCAGATGCTTTGTTGAACAGCAAACAGGATATGTTCCTAGCACGTGGTCATCTAGCTGCAAAAGCTGACTTTGTGTTTGGTGCGCACCAACGTGCAACGTTCTGGTTCATTAACGTCGCACCGCAATGGCAGAAGTTTAACGCATTCAACTGGCAGCGCATAGAAACAGGCGTAAAAGACTTTGTTGCGCGTAATGATCTGAACGTTACTGTTTATACTGGTACGTACGGTATTCTGGAGCTTGCGGATGCAAACGGCGATATGCAGCCAATTTACTTGGATATCGATCCCGACAACGGTGGGCGGATACCGGTTCCGAAAGTGTACTACAAAGTGCTACACGACGAGCAAAACGATGCAGGAATTGTGCTGATTGGAGTTAACAATCCACACGCAACGATGGATGAGATTAAGGATAATTACATGTTTTGTGAGGACGTTGCCGATAAAATTAGCTGGCTAAAATGGAAGCGTGATTTCATCCCTGGAGGATACTCTTATGCCTGCGATGTGAACGAATTTAATGCTGTTACCAATCATCTGCCACTGAATAATATTTCTAATTTATTGACATAA